The following proteins are encoded in a genomic region of Hemibagrus wyckioides isolate EC202008001 linkage group LG29, SWU_Hwy_1.0, whole genome shotgun sequence:
- the LOC131348990 gene encoding NACHT, LRR and PYD domains-containing protein 3-like isoform X9: MTSNMSVSGKQDLKKDERMMEGKRSDSPEPSCVSMKSDWSMDRPIFFRDRDSSTDVRPQKKKSNISRNQLDSIFKELEHKVITLIKNELKRFRKLLSPDYPACTEREVEDEEDLHSVREGALKITLHFLKNMKHTDLANTLQNKLPSVYQTKLKSNLRDKFKRINEGISQHGRSALLNEIYTELYITEGWSGDVNNEHEVRQIETVSRRPATQETPINCNDLFKDKSIRTVLTKGVAGIGKTVSVQNFILDWTEGKSNQDITFMFPLPFRELNLMKEKNLSLMNLLHDFFPEIRELESIDCDSYKVVLIFDGLDECRLPLNFQNERLCDVTQSASVDVLLTNLIKRNLLPSALLWITSRPGAANQIPPECVDQVTEVRGFNDPQKEEYFRKRISDQSLANKIIRHMKSSRSLYIMCHIPVFCWISATVLERMLGEAESGEIPKTLTQMFTHFLIFQIKHKDEKYHQKHDPDPQQTRESILALGKLAFQQLEKGNLIFYEEDLRECGIDVREVSVYSGVCTQIFREEFGLHLGNVFSFVHLSVQEFLAALYVFFCFKFRKTNVLVEQSTGLFNFFRNPNMSDLLRSAVDKALQSENGHLDLFLRFLLGLSLESNQTLLRELMPQTGSSSHSKQETVEYIKEKIRENPSPEKSINLFHCLNELNDHSLVQEVQTYLNRGDYRCLSGSSLSPAQWSALVFVLLTSEQELDEFNLRKYDQSEECLLRLLPVVKASRKADLWRCNLTEESCRALSSVLSSNSSSLRELDLSGNKLQDSGVKLLSAGLKNPHCTLEILRMRNCSITDEGCAALDSALRSNSSSHLRELNLDGNNPGESGVKLLSDLLKDPHCKLETLHLCRCNLTEESCRALSSVLSSNSSSLRELNLSNNKLQDSGVKLLSAGLKNPHCTLEILSLCVCNLTEESCRALSSVLSSNSSSLRELDLSNNKLQDSGVKLLSAGLKNPHCTLEILRMRNCSITDEGCAALDSALRSNSSSHLRELNLDGNNPGESGVKLLSDLLKDPHCKLETLHINYDKLTRSGV, encoded by the exons GAGCTGGAACACAAAGTCATCACTCTGATAAAGAATGAGCTGAAGAGGTTTAGGAAGCTCCTGAGTCCAGattacccagcatgcactgagagggaggtggaggatgaggaggatctgCACAGTGTCAGAGAGGGAGCTCTGAAGATCACACTGCACTTCCTGAAGAACATGAAGCACACAGATCTCGctaacacactgcagaaca aACTCCCCTCTGTGTATCAGACAAAGCTGAAATCCAACCTGAGAGACAAGtttaaaagaattaatgaaggaatctCACAGCATGGAAGATCAGCACTTctgaatgagatctacacagagctctacatcacagagggtTGGAGTGGAGAcgtcaataatgaacatgaggtgagacagattgagacagtgtccaggaGACCAGCAACACAGGAGACACCCATCAACTGTAATGACCTCTTTAAGGACAAGTCCATCAGAACTGTGCTGACTAAAGGAGTTGCTGGaattggaaaaacagtctctgtgcagaatTTCATTCTGGACTGGACTGAAGGAAAATCAAATCAGGACATCACCTTCATGTTTCCACTTCCCTTTAGAGAGCTGAATctgatgaaggagaaaaatctCAGTCTGATGAATCTTCTTCATGACTTTTTCCCAGAAATAAGAGAACTAGAATCAATAGACTGTGACTCCTACAAAGTGGTGTTGATCTTTGATGGTCTGGATGAGTGTCGACTTCCTCTAAATTTCCAgaatgagagattgtgtgatgtGACACAGTCAGCCTCAGTGGATGTTCTGCTGACGAACCTCATCAAGaggaatctgcttccctctgctctcctctggaTAACCTCTCGACCaggagcagccaatcagatcccTCCTGAGTGTGTAGACCAGGTAACAGAGGTACGAGGGTTTAATGATCCTCAGAAAgaggagtacttcaggaagaggatcagtgatcagagcctggccaataaaatcatcagacacatgaagtcttcaagaagcctctacatcatgtgccacatcccagtcttctgctggatctcagccactgttctagagagaatgttgggtgaagcagagagtggagagatccccaagactctgactcaaatgttcacacacttcctgatctttcagatcaaacacaaggaTGAAAAGTACCATCAGAAACATGACCCTGATCCTCAGCAGACCAGAGAGAGTATCCTGGCACTGGGAAAACTGGCTTTCCAGCAGCTGGAGAAAGgaaacctgatcttctatgaggaagacctgagagagtgtggcattgatgtcagagaagtgtcagtgtactcaggagtgtgtacccagatcttcagagaggagtttgggctTCACCTGGGGAACGTGTTCAGCTTTGTACATCTGAGTGTTCAGGAGTTTCTGGCTGCTTTATacgtgtttttctgctttaaatTTAGAAAGACAAATGTGCTTGTGGAGCAAAGCACTGGACTTTTTAatttcttcagaaatccaaACATGTCTGATCTCCTCAGGAGTGCAGTGGACAAGGCCTTACAGAGTGAGAATGGACACCTGGACCTGTTCCTCCGCTTCcttctgggtctctcactggagtccaatcaGACTCTCTTACGAGAGTTAAtgccacagacaggaagtagttctcacagcaaacaggaaacagtgGAGTACATCAAGGAGAAGATCAGGGAGAATCCATCtccagagaaatccatcaatctgttccactgtctgaatgaactgaatgatcATTCTCTAGTGCAGGAAGTACAGACTTACCTGAACAGAGGAGATTACAGGTGTCTCAGTGGATCCAGTCTCTCTCCTGCTCAGTGGtcagctctggtgtttgtgttactgacctcAGAACAGGAGCTGGATGAGTTTAATTTGAGGAAATATGATCAATCAGAGGAATGTCTTCTGAGACTGCTGCCAGTGGTCAAAGCCTCCAGAAAAGCTGA tctgtggaggtgtaatctgacagaggaaagctgtagagctctgtcctcagttctcagctcaaactcctccagtctgagagaactggacctgagtggaaataaactgcaggattcaggagtgaagctgctctctgctggactgaagaatccacactgtacactggagatactgag GATGAGGAACTGCAGTATTACAGATGAAGGTTGTGCTGCTCTGGATTCAGCTCTGAGGTcaaactcctcatcacacctgagagaactgaatcTGGACGGTAATAATCCAGGagaatcaggagtgaagctgctctctgatctactgaaggatccacactgtaaactggagacactaca tctgtgtcggtgtaatctgacagaggaaagctgtagagctctgtcctcagttctcagctcaaactcctccagtctgagagaactgaacctgagtaacaataaactgcaggattcaggagtgaagctgctctctgctggactgaagaatccacactgtacactggagatactgag tctgtgtgtgtgtaatctgacagaggaaagctgtagagctctgtcctcagttctcagctcaaactcctccagtctgagagaactggacctgagtaacaataaactgcaggattcaggagtgaagctgctctctgctggactgaagaatccacactgtacactggagatactgag GATGAGGAACTGCAGTATTACAGATGAAGGTTGTGCTGCTCTGGATTCAGCTCTGAGGTcaaactcctcatcacacctgagagaactgaatcTGGACGGTAATAATCCAGGagaatcaggagtgaagctgctctctgatctactgaaggatccacactgtaaactggagacactaca CATTAATTATGATAAACTCACCAGGTCTGGTGTATGA
- the LOC131348990 gene encoding NACHT, LRR and PYD domains-containing protein 3-like isoform X3, with product MTSNMSVSGKQDLKKDERMMEGKRSDSPEPSCVSMKSDWSMDRPIFFRDRDSSTDVRPQKKKSNISRNQLDSIFKELEHKVITLIKNELKRFRKLLSPDYPACTEREVEDEEDLHSVREGALKITLHFLKNMKHTDLANTLQNKLPSVYQTKLKSNLRDKFKRINEGISQHGRSALLNEIYTELYITEGWSGDVNNEHEVRQIETVSRRPATQETPINCNDLFKDKSIRTVLTKGVAGIGKTVSVQNFILDWTEGKSNQDITFMFPLPFRELNLMKEKNLSLMNLLHDFFPEIRELESIDCDSYKVVLIFDGLDECRLPLNFQNERLCDVTQSASVDVLLTNLIKRNLLPSALLWITSRPGAANQIPPECVDQVTEVRGFNDPQKEEYFRKRISDQSLANKIIRHMKSSRSLYIMCHIPVFCWISATVLERMLGEAESGEIPKTLTQMFTHFLIFQIKHKDEKYHQKHDPDPQQTRESILALGKLAFQQLEKGNLIFYEEDLRECGIDVREVSVYSGVCTQIFREEFGLHLGNVFSFVHLSVQEFLAALYVFFCFKFRKTNVLVEQSTGLFNFFRNPNMSDLLRSAVDKALQSENGHLDLFLRFLLGLSLESNQTLLRELMPQTGSSSHSKQETVEYIKEKIRENPSPEKSINLFHCLNELNDHSLVQEVQTYLNRGDYRCLSGSSLSPAQWSALVFVLLTSEQELDEFNLRKYDQSEECLLRLLPVVKASRKADLWRCNLTEESCRALSSVLSSNSSSLRELDLSGNKLQDSGVKLLSAGLKNPHCTLEILRMRNCSITDEGCAALDSALRSNSSSHLRELNLDGNNPGESGVKLLSDLLKDPHCKLETLHLCRCNLTEESCRALSSVLSSNSSSLRELNLSNNKLQDSGVKLLSAGLKNPHCTLEILRMWNCSITDEGCAALDSALRSNSSSHLRELDLDDNNPGESGVKLLSDLLKDPHCKLETLHLCVCNLTEESCRALSSVLSSNSSSLRELDLSNNKLQDSGVKLLSAGLKNPHCTLEILRMRNCSITDEGCAALDSALRSNSSSHLRELNLDGNNPGESGVKLLSDLLKDPHCKLETLHINYDKLTRSGV from the exons GAGCTGGAACACAAAGTCATCACTCTGATAAAGAATGAGCTGAAGAGGTTTAGGAAGCTCCTGAGTCCAGattacccagcatgcactgagagggaggtggaggatgaggaggatctgCACAGTGTCAGAGAGGGAGCTCTGAAGATCACACTGCACTTCCTGAAGAACATGAAGCACACAGATCTCGctaacacactgcagaaca aACTCCCCTCTGTGTATCAGACAAAGCTGAAATCCAACCTGAGAGACAAGtttaaaagaattaatgaaggaatctCACAGCATGGAAGATCAGCACTTctgaatgagatctacacagagctctacatcacagagggtTGGAGTGGAGAcgtcaataatgaacatgaggtgagacagattgagacagtgtccaggaGACCAGCAACACAGGAGACACCCATCAACTGTAATGACCTCTTTAAGGACAAGTCCATCAGAACTGTGCTGACTAAAGGAGTTGCTGGaattggaaaaacagtctctgtgcagaatTTCATTCTGGACTGGACTGAAGGAAAATCAAATCAGGACATCACCTTCATGTTTCCACTTCCCTTTAGAGAGCTGAATctgatgaaggagaaaaatctCAGTCTGATGAATCTTCTTCATGACTTTTTCCCAGAAATAAGAGAACTAGAATCAATAGACTGTGACTCCTACAAAGTGGTGTTGATCTTTGATGGTCTGGATGAGTGTCGACTTCCTCTAAATTTCCAgaatgagagattgtgtgatgtGACACAGTCAGCCTCAGTGGATGTTCTGCTGACGAACCTCATCAAGaggaatctgcttccctctgctctcctctggaTAACCTCTCGACCaggagcagccaatcagatcccTCCTGAGTGTGTAGACCAGGTAACAGAGGTACGAGGGTTTAATGATCCTCAGAAAgaggagtacttcaggaagaggatcagtgatcagagcctggccaataaaatcatcagacacatgaagtcttcaagaagcctctacatcatgtgccacatcccagtcttctgctggatctcagccactgttctagagagaatgttgggtgaagcagagagtggagagatccccaagactctgactcaaatgttcacacacttcctgatctttcagatcaaacacaaggaTGAAAAGTACCATCAGAAACATGACCCTGATCCTCAGCAGACCAGAGAGAGTATCCTGGCACTGGGAAAACTGGCTTTCCAGCAGCTGGAGAAAGgaaacctgatcttctatgaggaagacctgagagagtgtggcattgatgtcagagaagtgtcagtgtactcaggagtgtgtacccagatcttcagagaggagtttgggctTCACCTGGGGAACGTGTTCAGCTTTGTACATCTGAGTGTTCAGGAGTTTCTGGCTGCTTTATacgtgtttttctgctttaaatTTAGAAAGACAAATGTGCTTGTGGAGCAAAGCACTGGACTTTTTAatttcttcagaaatccaaACATGTCTGATCTCCTCAGGAGTGCAGTGGACAAGGCCTTACAGAGTGAGAATGGACACCTGGACCTGTTCCTCCGCTTCcttctgggtctctcactggagtccaatcaGACTCTCTTACGAGAGTTAAtgccacagacaggaagtagttctcacagcaaacaggaaacagtgGAGTACATCAAGGAGAAGATCAGGGAGAATCCATCtccagagaaatccatcaatctgttccactgtctgaatgaactgaatgatcATTCTCTAGTGCAGGAAGTACAGACTTACCTGAACAGAGGAGATTACAGGTGTCTCAGTGGATCCAGTCTCTCTCCTGCTCAGTGGtcagctctggtgtttgtgttactgacctcAGAACAGGAGCTGGATGAGTTTAATTTGAGGAAATATGATCAATCAGAGGAATGTCTTCTGAGACTGCTGCCAGTGGTCAAAGCCTCCAGAAAAGCTGA tctgtggaggtgtaatctgacagaggaaagctgtagagctctgtcctcagttctcagctcaaactcctccagtctgagagaactggacctgagtggaaataaactgcaggattcaggagtgaagctgctctctgctggactgaagaatccacactgtacactggagatactgag GATGAGGAACTGCAGTATTACAGATGAAGGTTGTGCTGCTCTGGATTCAGCTCTGAGGTcaaactcctcatcacacctgagagaactgaatcTGGACGGTAATAATCCAGGagaatcaggagtgaagctgctctctgatctactgaaggatccacactgtaaactggagacactaca tctgtgtcggtgtaatctgacagaggaaagctgtagagctctgtcctcagttctcagctcaaactcctccagtctgagagaactgaacctgagtaacaataaactgcaggattcaggagtgaagctgctctctgctggactgaagaatccacactgtacactggagatactgag GATGTGGAACTGCAGTATTACAGATGAAGGTTGTGCTGCTCTGGATTCAGCTCTGAGGTcaaactcctcatcacacctgagagaactggatctggaCGATAATAATCCAGGagaatcaggagtgaagctgctctctgatctactgaaggatccacactgtaaactggagacactaca tctgtgtgtgtgtaatctgacagaggaaagctgtagagctctgtcctcagttctcagctcaaactcctccagtctgagagaactggacctgagtaacaataaactgcaggattcaggagtgaagctgctctctgctggactgaagaatccacactgtacactggagatactgag GATGAGGAACTGCAGTATTACAGATGAAGGTTGTGCTGCTCTGGATTCAGCTCTGAGGTcaaactcctcatcacacctgagagaactgaatcTGGACGGTAATAATCCAGGagaatcaggagtgaagctgctctctgatctactgaaggatccacactgtaaactggagacactaca CATTAATTATGATAAACTCACCAGGTCTGGTGTATGA
- the LOC131348990 gene encoding NACHT, LRR and PYD domains-containing protein 3-like isoform X17 produces MTSNMSVSGKQDLKKDERMMEGKRSDSPEPSCVSMKSDWSMDRPIFFRDRDSSTDVRPQKKKSNISRNQLDSIFKELEHKVITLIKNELKRFRKLLSPDYPACTEREVEDEEDLHSVREGALKITLHFLKNMKHTDLANTLQNKLPSVYQTKLKSNLRDKFKRINEGISQHGRSALLNEIYTELYITEGWSGDVNNEHEVRQIETVSRRPATQETPINCNDLFKDKSIRTVLTKGVAGIGKTVSVQNFILDWTEGKSNQDITFMFPLPFRELNLMKEKNLSLMNLLHDFFPEIRELESIDCDSYKVVLIFDGLDECRLPLNFQNERLCDVTQSASVDVLLTNLIKRNLLPSALLWITSRPGAANQIPPECVDQVTEVRGFNDPQKEEYFRKRISDQSLANKIIRHMKSSRSLYIMCHIPVFCWISATVLERMLGEAESGEIPKTLTQMFTHFLIFQIKHKDEKYHQKHDPDPQQTRESILALGKLAFQQLEKGNLIFYEEDLRECGIDVREVSVYSGVCTQIFREEFGLHLGNVFSFVHLSVQEFLAALYVFFCFKFRKTNVLVEQSTGLFNFFRNPNMSDLLRSAVDKALQSENGHLDLFLRFLLGLSLESNQTLLRELMPQTGSSSHSKQETVEYIKEKIRENPSPEKSINLFHCLNELNDHSLVQEVQTYLNRGDYRCLSGSSLSPAQWSALVFVLLTSEQELDEFNLRKYDQSEECLLRLLPVVKASRKADLCRCNLTEESCRALSSVLSSNSSSLRELNLSNNKLQDSGVKLLSAGLKNPHCTLEILSLCVCNLTEESCRALSSVLSSNSSSLRELDLSNNKLQDSGVKLLSAGLKNPHCTLEILRMRNCSITDEGCAALDSALRSNSSSHLRELNLDGNNPGESGVKLLSDLLKDPHCKLETLHINYDKLTRSGV; encoded by the exons GAGCTGGAACACAAAGTCATCACTCTGATAAAGAATGAGCTGAAGAGGTTTAGGAAGCTCCTGAGTCCAGattacccagcatgcactgagagggaggtggaggatgaggaggatctgCACAGTGTCAGAGAGGGAGCTCTGAAGATCACACTGCACTTCCTGAAGAACATGAAGCACACAGATCTCGctaacacactgcagaaca aACTCCCCTCTGTGTATCAGACAAAGCTGAAATCCAACCTGAGAGACAAGtttaaaagaattaatgaaggaatctCACAGCATGGAAGATCAGCACTTctgaatgagatctacacagagctctacatcacagagggtTGGAGTGGAGAcgtcaataatgaacatgaggtgagacagattgagacagtgtccaggaGACCAGCAACACAGGAGACACCCATCAACTGTAATGACCTCTTTAAGGACAAGTCCATCAGAACTGTGCTGACTAAAGGAGTTGCTGGaattggaaaaacagtctctgtgcagaatTTCATTCTGGACTGGACTGAAGGAAAATCAAATCAGGACATCACCTTCATGTTTCCACTTCCCTTTAGAGAGCTGAATctgatgaaggagaaaaatctCAGTCTGATGAATCTTCTTCATGACTTTTTCCCAGAAATAAGAGAACTAGAATCAATAGACTGTGACTCCTACAAAGTGGTGTTGATCTTTGATGGTCTGGATGAGTGTCGACTTCCTCTAAATTTCCAgaatgagagattgtgtgatgtGACACAGTCAGCCTCAGTGGATGTTCTGCTGACGAACCTCATCAAGaggaatctgcttccctctgctctcctctggaTAACCTCTCGACCaggagcagccaatcagatcccTCCTGAGTGTGTAGACCAGGTAACAGAGGTACGAGGGTTTAATGATCCTCAGAAAgaggagtacttcaggaagaggatcagtgatcagagcctggccaataaaatcatcagacacatgaagtcttcaagaagcctctacatcatgtgccacatcccagtcttctgctggatctcagccactgttctagagagaatgttgggtgaagcagagagtggagagatccccaagactctgactcaaatgttcacacacttcctgatctttcagatcaaacacaaggaTGAAAAGTACCATCAGAAACATGACCCTGATCCTCAGCAGACCAGAGAGAGTATCCTGGCACTGGGAAAACTGGCTTTCCAGCAGCTGGAGAAAGgaaacctgatcttctatgaggaagacctgagagagtgtggcattgatgtcagagaagtgtcagtgtactcaggagtgtgtacccagatcttcagagaggagtttgggctTCACCTGGGGAACGTGTTCAGCTTTGTACATCTGAGTGTTCAGGAGTTTCTGGCTGCTTTATacgtgtttttctgctttaaatTTAGAAAGACAAATGTGCTTGTGGAGCAAAGCACTGGACTTTTTAatttcttcagaaatccaaACATGTCTGATCTCCTCAGGAGTGCAGTGGACAAGGCCTTACAGAGTGAGAATGGACACCTGGACCTGTTCCTCCGCTTCcttctgggtctctcactggagtccaatcaGACTCTCTTACGAGAGTTAAtgccacagacaggaagtagttctcacagcaaacaggaaacagtgGAGTACATCAAGGAGAAGATCAGGGAGAATCCATCtccagagaaatccatcaatctgttccactgtctgaatgaactgaatgatcATTCTCTAGTGCAGGAAGTACAGACTTACCTGAACAGAGGAGATTACAGGTGTCTCAGTGGATCCAGTCTCTCTCCTGCTCAGTGGtcagctctggtgtttgtgttactgacctcAGAACAGGAGCTGGATGAGTTTAATTTGAGGAAATATGATCAATCAGAGGAATGTCTTCTGAGACTGCTGCCAGTGGTCAAAGCCTCCAGAAAAGCTGA tctgtgtcggtgtaatctgacagaggaaagctgtagagctctgtcctcagttctcagctcaaactcctccagtctgagagaactgaacctgagtaacaataaactgcaggattcaggagtgaagctgctctctgctggactgaagaatccacactgtacactggagatactgag tctgtgtgtgtgtaatctgacagaggaaagctgtagagctctgtcctcagttctcagctcaaactcctccagtctgagagaactggacctgagtaacaataaactgcaggattcaggagtgaagctgctctctgctggactgaagaatccacactgtacactggagatactgag GATGAGGAACTGCAGTATTACAGATGAAGGTTGTGCTGCTCTGGATTCAGCTCTGAGGTcaaactcctcatcacacctgagagaactgaatcTGGACGGTAATAATCCAGGagaatcaggagtgaagctgctctctgatctactgaaggatccacactgtaaactggagacactaca CATTAATTATGATAAACTCACCAGGTCTGGTGTATGA